AGCTGTAAAAATGGAAGGCGGGCATTCAGAGGTGAAAGTGTCTGCCAATCGGGCGGCAAGACGCGTCCGGTTCCGGACATCCGGAAAGCGCGCGGGTCACGGCCGAGACGGGAGGAAGAGAGCCGTCCAAACAGCCGGCCCGGCTGGCCCTCCGGTGTCGGTCCCACCCAAAACAAGCAGCTTGTAGCACCAGATGGCCACACAGCCACATAAATATACAACCACAgccacatcaaacacacattcagtctgatgcacacacaaacatacaggcGGCGAGCCGCAGTGGTGTCGCCCGCTCCAGAAAGACGTGGACGCACGGCGATCAAAGCCTCCGCGCATGTaaacacagtaaagcaggaatTTGCCTCAACTCCGAATGACCCCCCTCATCAAAGTGATCaacgttaaagaaaaaaagcagacgCTCGCCttatttctctccttttgtgCTCCATTTCCATCTCTAACTATGTGTGTAAGTTCCCCGTGTGGAGGACGCGGACACGTCTGCAGgagcacggtgtgtgtgtgtgtgtgtgtgcccagaTCAGATGATATATGTGGAGATTCCAGTGATATACGAGGAGATGAAAGACAGACggtaaaggggaggaggagggggggggggggtttgaacgCAGGGCCCCAACTTGGCATAACTGtgcatgaagaaaaacacatgttcCACAACCCTTAAACACACCGCGCTTTCCAGGTGTCTCTGTCCGCATTGATACTgaggtacgtgtgtgtgtgtcaatcgGTGCTTTGATCACCTTGGCGTACTCAAACTGCCGCAGGTCGGTGTACATGCTCAGAGCTCTGGGCTGGTGGCCGGTGCGCTTGTAGAGCTGTGCTGCCTCGTGGAATTTCCCCTGGTAGGCATAGACGTCGGCCAGGAACAGCTCGTTGTCGCTCTCCCCCcgcttcttcctctcctggaAAATCAGTGGACACAAACAGTGGCACGTGTGCAGGGCTACACGCTCACGTGCGTGTACCAACGCACACAACGAGTCAACAAAGTAAAACCGCACAGAAGTCACTGAATACGCTTTGGCCTGCAGGATGCAATCAGCCTCGGGTCTGAACGAACACTAAACTACGGCACCCATCAGTCACCACgggaaaagacaacaaaaatgtttatatGACACAATAAACATTTCTGTCACGTAACCGAACACGCACGCGGTATTTCCCCCTTCCTCATGAAGGAAGAGCACAAACTTTCTCCAGATACAAAGCTGAAAAAAACGTCTCTTTGCTCGtcatgaatattgtcctgcgtgtgtgtgtgtcctttgtgtgtgtgtgtattctggGCCCCGGGGAGGTCATTAAGGATGCACGTTCCTCACTTCCTCGAGAGCTTTTTAAGTGTAGCTCCGGGCAAAGCATTGCAATTAAAGGCATGACGACCATTAATAATTGTGATTGACCGAGCTTTCCCTCTGCCGTGGATACACCTAATGATGTCGACTCTGGTTGGAGCAGAAATCATTAGAGGGagggtttttttatttaagtgagCTTGGCTGTACACAACACCGTACCCGTTCTCATGAGTGAGTCTCACCTCGATGCTATTGATGAGCTCCAGGTAGCGCAGGTCTCTGATTCTAATGAAGGCCTGGAAGTTGGGAAGACAAGAGATCATTATGGAGCAGTTTCCTCAAAATACTGCAGAAAGTATTGTGAtttgaacatttatttaaaatgtcctcacaTCTGCAGGAAGTTGCTGCCATTTGTACGCTTTTATGATTCTGTGAAGCTAAAAGCCGTAAATCCAGCAGGTCGATTGCAATCGCGACGTGTGCGAGTGTGTTACTGGCCTTCTTGGCGGTGTCGAAGTCGAGTCCCTCCAGGGCATCGGTGGCTAAATCCCTCCAGTCACTGTCGGTCACGCCCAGACAGGCGATCTGGTAGGCCTCCTTGTACATCTTCCTCTCCAGGTACTGGTACATAGGGGCCGACTGagtggagcaacaacaaaaagcccgTCCAACAGGAGCAGACTGATCaataaacaggaagtggggATTCACGCCACTTCTACGTCAATAACTGGAGCCCTCCAggcattttcatcattttggcCTTTGCCGTTACAAACAAATAGCATCAAATTTGAGACCCATTGGCCGCACGGGACACAGGCTCCGCCTCCAGACCAGGACGGGCTGACACACCTGAGGCACCTCCACGGCCGACATGGCGTAGACGTGGAGGCAGAAGATCTTGGAGCCGTTGTAGCCGACCATGAAGCCCTGCATCTTCTGCTGGTGGACGGGGAAGTTGCTGGCCTTGATGTTGAGGTAGCCGTTGCCGGAGAAACACAGCATGTCCTCACACTGGGTGTTCCAGGCCACGCTGTTAGCGTTAGGCTCCTACGGGGAGCAAgaggggggagtgggtgagggggcggggcaagGTCAAGAGGTGACTGCGAGACACAGACCAGATGACCCAACgcaaacaattacacacacacacgtgtttctATGTCGTTACATCCCTctgcagctgccccccccccctccccacctccggCCCGCTGACCTGAAAGAGCAGCTCCTTGCTGACGACGTCGTAGACCAGCAGCGTGTTGTGCTCGTCCACCACAGCCAGCTTGTTGCGGGAGGCGCTCATGTCCAGGCAGCGCACCGAGGTGGACAGCTTCAGCAGCGTGATGGGGAACGGGTTGTCGACGAATATCTTCAGGATCTACGTGGCCCCGAGGGGCGGAGAAAAGGGAGACTGAGTGGAGGTCGGAGGTGGCCGCTGCGCACGGGTGTCATTGCTGAGGGTTACTTAATGAGGGGGCTGCATTTTCCCAAAATACTCACAGCACCGTTCTTTAAGCCCACTAATAGGCCCTCTCTGCCTGGCGAACCACCGATCACTTTGATGTATCGAATTAGAGACTCCATCACCCATTCCTTCTCCTTGACGCTGGTGAAGGACAGGGACTGCAGGCGCTTCTCCTGCAGAGCGCAGCGGGAGAGGTGAGACCACAATTACATTTAACGCGTCAAACACTGACTCCTTCGGTGTGACTCAATTATCCTGCTGTATTTTTTGCGCGCCGTACCTTATTTAACGACATGCCCGGAAAGGCCTACCAGCTGTGTGAGGCTCTGCGGCAGAGAGCAATGCCCCAAAAGACAAACAGTGATTGGATTTGACAGAGCCGCACACGGCCCATTTATGGGGTCTGAAAGCTGAGGCCTGAAGTCTGAGATCTGAAGCAGCTCTGTCGCACACAGacagatttaaaaaggaaataacCCCCGTGTCAcggctgctcccccccccccttgcagccTCTGTCAAACACGCAGAGACGAGGAAGggagaggagccccccccccgctgcttcaGCAGAATGCGGCGCTTCATTCAACTCTGCGGCTGCATCCAGCTCGAAGGCGGTTGAGGGGGCCGAGACGGAGGCTGCAGAGCACAAGCACAGCTGGAGCCTTTTGCAAGCCGGGAAGAAACATCTGGAAAAGCAGCGATTGCGAGATGTTTTCATTCTTGGCCGGGCTGTTTGGGCTGGTATCGAATGGCTAAACACTGACTCACTCTGCTTCCATCGTGGTAATAGTTCTCAAATGTCCCGACGGCCTCTCGCGCAATCTGTCAAGTGTGCATTAGTGTCATTTACAAAGAAGCAGAGTGACACCTCGGGTCAGCACGATTTAGTCTGACAGGCAgaaccaggaggggggggggagggggacggcTTGTATCATTACGCGAGGAGTGACCCGAAACACAAAAAGCCCCCTGGAGCAGCGAGCGAGGCGTTTCAAGTAATCAAACTGAAATGAGTGTTCTGGACGGTTTGTTTTCACGAGCATTCAACAGAATCTCCTCTGACCTGACACAGGATGATATGCTGGGAACAGGCCACCAGCAGGTTGCACTCAAACTTCCTGCAGATCTTCTCCTTGATCCGGTAGTGCATGTCCGAGGAGTCGTCCGAGTAGAGCTCGTAGATGAGGATCTTCTCGGGCAGCTGGATGGCCAGGCGGTTTCTGTAGATGGCGATCTTCTTCACCAGCTCGCGGCACTTTATGCGTACTAGGGAGCGAAGGAAATGGAAGGTGTTATTGTCTTAGCCCATGCAAAGATTGATGGTGATAGTAATGAGCTGACATCTCACCTTTATAAAAACAACTATATACTctttgatattaaaaaaaagtttaatatgGCTTCTATGACCTTTATCATGGAAGTGACAGACACATTTAACGGTAATCACATCCTCTATTATTAACTAAATATCCCGCGGCTAAGGCAAACGCACACCTTTTTGTTCAGTGATGAGGTGCTGGACGATGACATCCGTCATGCTGTCTCTGTACGCATAGCGGTCCTTGTAGAGGCCGTGAACTGTGCTGAAGATAAGTTGGTAGCAGGCGATGGTCCCATCCTGGCAGCCCAACACCTAGAGAGGAGATAACAATGTAGCAGTGCATCCTATTAACGCCTCTAAGAAAAGACTGAAAGAGTGGGAAAATGTTCCTGTTGCTAAAGCGTCTACACAGTAGAACCGAGAGAACGTGCCAGCAGCCAATTCTCTCCTGGATTCCCCATCACTTTCAGCTAAATATAGCcgaaccaagaaaaaaaaaaaaggctaaggTGTTAGTGTTAAATGAAATGACTCTTGTATCAAATGCAGACTGACACTCTGGATAGAAGGTCTGAGCTTCATCAGTGTTTTGCATTACATTTTCTCACCTCTCTTCTCGCTCTGACATGCTCTATTACTTCAAAATTGGGGATCATTTCTCCAGACACATTGCTCCATCGAGCTGAGGAACCCACCACGAAGTTGGAGTCGGGCTTAACCCGGCACGTCCACACCCAGGCGCTCTGCTCCCCGATGGTGCCCAGCCGCACGCCGTCCTTGGTGTAGAGGGACGCCTGCTTGTCGGAGCCCCCCAGGACTATGTACTCGCCCTTGGAGAAGTAGCCGACGCAACAAGGGTCGTAGGTGAGGGTCTTGTCTTTGCCGatctgagagagaaaaaaagaaaagtgagcgTTAACCGAAGGATAAAAAGAAGATTCTTTTCTGGTGTTTGTtgcccgggggagggggggaggggggaggggggggcagcacctCCCACCGTCTCACATCAAAGTCCCGAGTACACTCGTCCCTTTGTGTGTTCCTTCAAACGATGCACATAAAAAGGTTTTCTGTTGTCTTAATGTTCAAAGACAACATGCGCAGCGCATCAGTCTGTTTCTGCTGCTCAAAGCTGGCCGACAATCCGCTCTCTTCTTTTATTGCAAACAGTTCCTAATCAAAACAGAGTGTtcacttaaataaaaaaggccAATGGCAATATGTGAGCCAGCGGCAGAGTAATGAACAATGCATATTTGTCTATAATTACAGTAATGGCCTAAGGGAattcaggaggaaggagggacagtgtgtgtgtgtgtgtgtgtgtggggggggggggggggggggtattagaGCATAGCAGGATCACTTCCAATGTACTGTTATGGTTTCAATAGAGCCTGACAGGCTTATTACAACAGGAAATGCCGCTCTTCAACTCTGTTACGGGTTCCCAATACCACATATTTCGGACAGATAAACAGACTTATTGCTAAAGCAAGTGAAGGCACGTACACGGAGCCGATAGCGTGTTGCTATAACGTTATAACGAGGCCACACATATTTGGCCATTTAAAAAGGTACTTTTGAAAGGTTTGAAGCGGcaggggagaaaaataaatggattcTATTAGAACATGTCGGACAAGTAAGACCGTGCACGTATTACGTATCCTAGCAAAGTCCCCATGTTAAGGCACGCGGTCTGACGGACATGGGTGGACCTGCGGTGTTCACCTGCTTTCCGCTGAGCTGGTAAAAGGACAGTTTCTGACCCCAGTCTGCCACAGCCAGAATGTCATTGTGCTCGTccctgtgaaaacacacaacaacaataacaacaacgaCGACCACGACGACCTCAGGCATGAGCCCTTCTGTCAACACACTGCACCGTGGGGACTTTGGTTGTTTAGGTAACGatgacaaatgaaatatttaagctGTATCCGGATTTGAAATGTGCTTATCGTGACTTTGCATTTGTCTTTAATCCGTGTCATTGACAGTCGGGTATCTATTCATGCTCAACACACTGAATCCCTGGCGGCAGAACAGACACTTTTCATTGGCTGACCCTGAGCTCTGACCTCCctgttttatatttaaagtCTCCACGGGACGgtctttgttaaaataaatatcgTCTCTCCTCTATGGCCTCTTTAAACTCCCTCTAGCTAATTAGTCTCTTGCCGAGTTCCCTTTTCTCTTAATTAACCTGTCCAGCAGTCCTCTGTCATGGCTACAGTTGTCTTCCTCACTTCGACTGTAGGCGGCATCTAACTCTTCTTCCTCAGTGAGGAAGACTTCCAATACTCCCTGGTTGACTGCTGCCACCTACTGGTCCCACGCGAGCTATTCACTTCAAAAGCAACGGACTCCCGACAGCACATCACTTCTTAAAATCCTAGCAACATTGTTTTAActtgagtgagtgagtgcagGGCCTAAAATCCAATGAATTGGTGAAGATAAAGAGCcgtgttattttattttgtgatgtgTGCTAACTTTGAGGGGTTCCAGACTATGGACCAGATGGGGGAAGAGGAGCCTCCTGGACGCTCGATCTTGACCTTCTCCTCTCCGTTCTTGTTCCGAATGCTCACCACGCCGTTCATCATGCCAAGGGCGAGGTACTGGCCGTCGTTTGTCCACCTTCAACGAAAGCCTTCAGCGtaaatgtgttgtgttaaaGCGAATGAAATGTTGTAGACAGTTACAACTGCAAAGCTCACTCACCCACAACATGTTATTTTGCTgctcactttgtgtttgttcacgGATTTTTGCTCCGGTGACCAAAGACCTAAGGAAGTAAAAATATACTGAGATGtccaatatatattatatattaatgtTTATAATACATtatgaacaatatatttaaGTGCAATATGGACTCATGGTGCACTTACCAAAGTCCCCAGAAGAACAGGAGGCAAGTTGGTGAGTGACAGGGTTGTAAGCAACACACTGGATAGAGTCATTGTGACTACAgatgaacaaatgaaaagatgGGAAGAAGTAGTACAAATTAAATAGGTTGCATTTATACTCTGTTATGTTGTTAATTCTGCACATCTATCCATTGCACTCCTGCCTTCCTAGTAGGGGAATCCCTACTTTaacatttctttctgtttttttcagtttgtccTGTAGCAGTGTGAGGGTCCCGGGCACAGCGGGTGTGTAGAGACTGTAAAGCCCACTGGGACaacaagaaatacatttatgtgACTATAGAGTGATGGATAAGGAAACACTTACGTGTATCTCAAAATACCCTCCAGTTTAGAAGTCCAGATGATGATGCTTTTGTCAGCAGACCCCGAGGCGAACCTTTTACCTGTAGAAGAATGGAGTTAGTAACAGATAAAGACTTATAAAGTCAAATGTAGTGTACAAATGAAAAGCCCCTCGAGTACCATCTTTAGCATAGGCCACACAGtacactgtgtctttgtgtccctttAAAGGCTGGATAATAGTTCCATCGGCTACGTCATAAACCTGCAACCAAAATATCACACATCAATTAATATGATAGGAAAGCATTTATTCTTTATATATCTGTCTTGGCcaaataaatgtggaaaagcCTTACGAGGACGCGAAGTCCTGCAGCGATGATGAGTTGGCTGCCATCCGGCTTGAAGGCAAGGTCATAAATGCTGCaaaaaaggttatttgtttCTCCAGTTATTAACAAACCACGTGTCAATGAAGTCAGATATTGCGGAAACATGACAGATATCCATGGGTTTAAGGTTCTTAATAAAGAGGATTTGCAAATGTCCCCACTGTGGGACTAATAAATGCATTGATTTGCACATTGTATTAAATAATAGTGAACTGAATATCTAGGGATTTGCGTCTGGAATAATCACAAGGCTCACAAGGTctatttgactgttttttctgaaaatgtttgtcTCTGCATTTTGTTGTGCAGCCCTGTATTTGATAATGACAACAAATGACCCTTTAATACGTATTGTTGCCACGACAACTGTTAACTAAACATTTACAGTTACAGCCCGATACGAATGTATTTAGAAAGCCAATATCAAGAACTTTGGTTCTATAATCCAAGCCAATGTTAGTACACATTAAATGTTACGTTATGTCAGTAGCAGCAGGCAAAGAAGGAGCTTTAGCTCCAGAAACAACCGAGACCGATCCGAGATAAACGAGAACAaactaagctaacgttagctttacGTTAGCTTCAACTTAGCATTGTGCCGTAGCAAAGATGACAAGCTACACTATTGGTAGAGAAAACATTTCCCATGATAAAGAAGATGCAATAATCGTAAACCTGACACATTATCTGTTATTTGTGACAGTTGCTGCGGGCTaatgctagctaacgttagccggctGTCTTTAGTTTACATAGCAACCGCCGTTGCTAACCACCTAGCGTTACATCGCGGCATGACAGACGCGACCCAAACGTCCAGACGCT
This sequence is a window from Pungitius pungitius chromosome 1, fPunPun2.1, whole genome shotgun sequence. Protein-coding genes within it:
- the ift122 gene encoding intraflagellar transport protein 122 homolog isoform X2; its protein translation is MRAVLAWKETIRDQCIYDLAFKPDGSQLIIAAGLRVLVYDVADGTIIQPLKGHKDTVYCVAYAKDGKRFASGSADKSIIIWTSKLEGILRYTHNDSIQCVAYNPVTHQLASCSSGDFGLWSPEQKSVNKHKVSSKITCCGWTNDGQYLALGMMNGVVSIRNKNGEEKVKIERPGGSSSPIWSIVWNPSKDEHNDILAVADWGQKLSFYQLSGKQIGKDKTLTYDPCCVGYFSKGEYIVLGGSDKQASLYTKDGVRLGTIGEQSAWVWTCRVKPDSNFVVLGCQDGTIACYQLIFSTVHGLYKDRYAYRDSMTDVIVQHLITEQKVRIKCRELVKKIAIYRNRLAIQLPEKILIYELYSDDSSDMHYRIKEKICRKFECNLLVACSQHIILCQEKRLQSLSFTSVKEKEWVMESLIRYIKVIGGSPGREGLLVGLKNGAILKIFVDNPFPITLLKLSTSVRCLDMSASRNKLAVVDEHNTLLVYDVVSKELLFQEPNANSVAWNTQCEDMLCFSGNGYLNIKASNFPVHQQKMQGFMVGYNGSKIFCLHVYAMSAVEVPQSAPMYQYLERKMYKEAYQIACLGVTDSDWRDLATDALEGLDFDTAKKAFIRIRDLRYLELINSIEERKKRGESDNELFLADVYAYQGKFHEAAQLYKRTGHQPRALSMYTDLRQFEYAKDFVGATDPKSSRILMTKQADWAKSSKEPRAAAEMYLSAGEHLKAIDLIGEHGWEDMLIDIARKLDKAERELLAKCALHFKRLKHHGYASETYSKMGDLEALVQLHVETCHWEEAFSLAGKHPQFKNSVFVPYAQWLAEHDRFEEAQKAFHKAGRQNEAVKVLEQLTHNAVVENRFSDAGYYYWMLSMQCMDIARESEAQRDEMLKKFESFQHLAELYHVYRSIQRYTDEPFSSHMPETLFNICRFLLNNLAKDIPPGISKVNTLYALAKQSRRLGAYKLARYSYEKLQELHVPSRFQDSVELGSLNIRSKPFHDSEDLIEGMMCYRCSTNNPLLNSQGSVCINCRQPFIYSASSYEVLPLVQFYLEEGVGDEEAVSLIDLEVPPADQRDARWQDVDHGELQTLRMNERLDDAEEDPFTAKMSFEQGGSTFVPVKVGRAALRSMSRRDVLIKRWPRPLNWEYFRSLLPDVSITMCPTCFKMFHSEDYELLVLQHNCCPYCRRPIDEQN
- the ift122 gene encoding intraflagellar transport protein 122 homolog isoform X1, with translation MRAVLAWKETIRDQCIYDLAFKPDGSQLIIAAGLRVLVYDVADGTIIQPLKGHKDTVYCVAYAKDGKRFASGSADKSIIIWTSKLEGILRYTHNDSIQCVAYNPVTHQLASCSSGDFGLWSPEQKSVNKHKVSSKITCCGWTNDGQYLALGMMNGVVSIRNKNGEEKVKIERPGGSSSPIWSIVWNPSKDEHNDILAVADWGQKLSFYQLSGKQIGKDKTLTYDPCCVGYFSKGEYIVLGGSDKQASLYTKDGVRLGTIGEQSAWVWTCRVKPDSNFVVLGCQDGTIACYQLIFSTVHGLYKDRYAYRDSMTDVIVQHLITEQKVRIKCRELVKKIAIYRNRLAIQLPEKILIYELYSDDSSDMHYRIKEKICRKFECNLLVACSQHIILCQEKRLQSLSFTSVKEKEWVMESLIRYIKVIGGSPGREGLLVGLKNGAILKIFVDNPFPITLLKLSTSVRCLDMSASRNKLAVVDEHNTLLVYDVVSKELLFQEPNANSVAWNTQCEDMLCFSGNGYLNIKASNFPVHQQKMQGFMVGYNGSKIFCLHVYAMSAVEVPQSAPMYQYLERKMYKEAYQIACLGVTDSDWRDLATDALEGLDFDTAKKAFIRIRDLRYLELINSIEERKKRGESDNELFLADVYAYQGKFHEAAQLYKRTGHQPRALSMYTDLRQFEYAKDFVGATDPKSSRILMTKQADWAKSSKEPRAAAEMYLSAGEHLKAIDLIGEHGWEDMLIDIARKLDKAERELLAKCALHFKRLKHHGYASETYSKMGDLEALVQLHVETCHWEEAFSLAGKHPQFKNSVFVPYAQWLAEHDRFEEAQKAFHKAGRQNEAVKVLEQLTHNAVVENRFSDAGYYYWMLSMQCMDIARAESEAQRDEMLKKFESFQHLAELYHVYRSIQRYTDEPFSSHMPETLFNICRFLLNNLAKDIPPGISKVNTLYALAKQSRRLGAYKLARYSYEKLQELHVPSRFQDSVELGSLNIRSKPFHDSEDLIEGMMCYRCSTNNPLLNSQGSVCINCRQPFIYSASSYEVLPLVQFYLEEGVGDEEAVSLIDLEVPPADQRDARWQDVDHGELQTLRMNERLDDAEEDPFTAKMSFEQGGSTFVPVKVGRAALRSMSRRDVLIKRWPRPLNWEYFRSLLPDVSITMCPTCFKMFHSEDYELLVLQHNCCPYCRRPIDEQN